The following coding sequences are from one Betaproteobacteria bacterium window:
- a CDS encoding NAD(P)-dependent oxidoreductase, producing the protein MKVGFIGLGVMGAPMAGHLLRAGHDLALWARRPESAADLVAAGASLCATPAELGRRSEVVFTMVTAGPDVEGLVLGPQGLEAGLAPGAVLVDCSTIAPDTARRLAERLAGRGVAFLDAPVSGGVQGAIDASLAIMAGGEAEALERVRPLLACLGRRIVHVGPSGAGQVAKVCNQIIMVAAIEAAAEALHLAAAAGTDPARVRQALAGGSAGSRVLDVMGERMVRRDFAAGIEARLHHKDFGIALEAARRAGVPMPLAAAVGQQLNALMAQGWGRDDTASLLRVLECGRA; encoded by the coding sequence ATGAAGGTCGGCTTCATCGGCCTGGGGGTGATGGGCGCCCCCATGGCCGGGCATCTGCTGCGGGCCGGGCACGATCTGGCCCTGTGGGCTCGCCGGCCGGAATCCGCGGCGGACCTGGTGGCGGCGGGTGCCTCCCTCTGCGCCACCCCGGCGGAGCTGGGCCGGCGCAGCGAAGTGGTCTTTACCATGGTCACCGCCGGGCCCGACGTGGAGGGCCTGGTCCTCGGCCCACAGGGGCTGGAGGCCGGGCTGGCGCCGGGAGCGGTGCTGGTGGATTGTTCGACCATCGCCCCCGACACGGCGCGCCGCCTGGCCGAAAGGCTGGCGGGGCGGGGAGTGGCCTTTCTCGACGCGCCGGTGTCCGGCGGTGTGCAGGGGGCCATCGACGCCAGTCTGGCCATCATGGCGGGCGGCGAGGCCGAGGCCCTGGAGCGGGTGCGGCCCCTGCTCGCCTGCCTGGGCCGGCGCATCGTGCACGTGGGTCCCAGCGGCGCCGGCCAGGTGGCCAAGGTGTGCAACCAGATCATCATGGTCGCCGCCATCGAGGCCGCCGCCGAAGCCCTGCATCTCGCCGCGGCGGCGGGGACCGACCCGGCCCGGGTGCGTCAGGCCCTGGCGGGGGGATCGGCGGGCAGCCGAGTGCTCGACGTGATGGGCGAACGCATGGTGCGGCGGGATTTCGCCGCCGGCATCGAAGCCCGCCTGCACCACAAGGATTTTGGCATCGCCCTGGAAGCCGCCCGGCGGGCCGGCGTGCCCATGCCGCTGGCCGCCGCCGTGGGACAGCAGTTGAACGCCCTCATGGCGCAGGGCTGGGGGCGCGACGATACCGCCTCGCTCCTGAGGGTGCTCGAATGCGGCCGGGCGTGA
- a CDS encoding NAD-binding protein produces MRIGFIGLGIMGRPMALNLVKAGHAVTVWARRPESRQPLLAAGAAEAGSPAEVARDSEVLISMVADAPDVAEVMLGEAGVAQGAGAGLVAVDMSTIAPAAARDIGQQLAAAGVDFLDAPVSGGEVGAIAGTLSIMVGGSAQGFATAQPAFAALGKNIVHVGASGAGQVAKAANQIVTGMGVLAVAEALAFATKNGVDGARVREALLGGFAYSKILENHGQRMLDRNFKPGFKSWMHEKDLNIVMQTAHQLGLCLPGAAATAQMFNAMVGSGLGEEDSIAVLKLLERLSGQEA; encoded by the coding sequence ATGCGTATCGGATTCATCGGTCTGGGCATCATGGGGCGGCCCATGGCCCTCAATCTTGTCAAGGCCGGCCATGCCGTCACCGTCTGGGCGCGGCGCCCGGAATCGCGCCAGCCCCTGCTGGCCGCGGGTGCCGCCGAAGCCGGCAGTCCGGCGGAGGTCGCTCGAGACAGCGAAGTGCTCATTTCCATGGTGGCCGACGCCCCCGACGTGGCCGAGGTCATGCTGGGCGAAGCCGGCGTCGCCCAAGGCGCTGGCGCCGGGCTGGTGGCCGTCGACATGAGCACCATCGCCCCGGCGGCGGCGCGGGACATCGGCCAGCAGCTGGCGGCGGCGGGGGTCGATTTCCTCGACGCACCGGTATCCGGGGGCGAGGTGGGGGCCATCGCCGGTACGCTGTCCATCATGGTCGGCGGTTCCGCCCAGGGGTTCGCCACCGCCCAGCCGGCCTTCGCCGCCCTGGGCAAGAACATCGTCCATGTGGGCGCCTCTGGCGCCGGACAGGTGGCCAAGGCCGCCAATCAGATCGTTACCGGCATGGGCGTCCTGGCGGTGGCGGAAGCCCTCGCCTTCGCCACCAAGAACGGCGTCGATGGCGCCCGGGTGCGGGAGGCGCTCCTGGGGGGCTTCGCCTATTCGAAGATTCTCGAAAACCACGGCCAGCGCATGCTCGATCGCAATTTCAAACCGGGCTTCAAGAGCTGGATGCACGAGAAGGATCTCAACATCGTCATGCAGACCGCCCACCAACTGGGTCTCTGCCTGCCCGGCGCGGCGGCCACGGCCCAGATGTTCAACGCCATGGTCGGCTCCGGCCTGGGGGAGGAAGACTCCATCGCCGTGCTGAAGCTCCTCGAACGCCTGTCGGGCCAGGAGGCATGA
- a CDS encoding MFS transporter, with protein MSDLHARRWAVLAVVCAAYVLSFFQRFAPAGVAPDLASAFHTTAASLGVLAATYFYVYTLMQIPTGILVDTLGPRRILLLGGIVGGVGSGVFALAPTLEVALAGRTLVGLGVSVTFIALLKIIALTFEENRFATVVGAALLVGNLGSVLAGAPLSALAQATGWRSVFVGVGGLSLVLGAACWLLVRDPAPAGGAGRPRFDRTAVLASLMAVLRNRDTWPAALVLTGVCGSFFTFGGLWAMPYLTQVHGLSRAAASTHLSLYFASFAVGAFFIGSLSDRLGKRKPVTLVTTHLHGLTWLVWLSNIPLPLWASYGLFVLMGLTTASFTLIWACAKEVNPPLLSGMSTAVANMGGFLAAALLQPAVGVVMDLQWQGSLVDGVRHYSPDNYRWGLLLVAASAWMGAACAWRIRETHCRNIWAGDRPG; from the coding sequence ATGAGCGACCTGCACGCCCGCCGCTGGGCCGTGCTGGCGGTGGTCTGCGCCGCCTACGTGCTGTCCTTCTTCCAGCGCTTCGCCCCGGCCGGCGTGGCGCCCGATCTGGCGTCCGCCTTCCACACCACGGCCGCCTCCCTGGGGGTGCTGGCGGCGACCTATTTCTACGTCTATACGCTGATGCAGATTCCCACCGGCATCCTGGTCGATACCCTGGGGCCGCGCCGCATCCTGCTGCTGGGCGGCATCGTGGGCGGGGTGGGCAGCGGGGTCTTCGCCCTGGCGCCGACGCTGGAAGTGGCCCTGGCGGGACGCACCCTGGTGGGCCTGGGGGTGTCGGTGACCTTCATCGCCCTGCTGAAGATCATCGCCCTGACCTTCGAGGAAAACCGCTTCGCCACCGTGGTGGGGGCGGCGCTCCTGGTAGGCAATCTGGGGTCGGTGCTGGCCGGGGCGCCCCTTTCCGCCCTGGCCCAGGCCACCGGCTGGCGCAGCGTTTTCGTGGGCGTGGGGGGGCTTTCCCTCGTCCTGGGGGCGGCGTGCTGGCTTCTGGTGCGCGACCCTGCCCCCGCGGGCGGGGCGGGGCGGCCCCGCTTCGACCGCACGGCGGTCCTGGCTTCCCTCATGGCGGTGCTGAGGAATCGGGACACCTGGCCGGCGGCCCTCGTGCTGACTGGCGTCTGCGGCAGTTTCTTCACCTTCGGCGGCCTGTGGGCCATGCCCTACCTCACCCAGGTGCACGGCCTCTCCCGGGCCGCGGCCTCGACCCATCTGTCGCTCTATTTCGCCAGCTTCGCCGTGGGGGCCTTTTTCATCGGCAGCCTCTCGGACCGCCTGGGCAAGCGCAAGCCGGTGACCCTGGTCACCACCCATCTGCACGGCCTCACGTGGCTGGTCTGGCTGTCCAACATTCCCCTGCCCCTGTGGGCCAGCTACGGCCTCTTTGTGCTCATGGGGCTGACCACGGCGAGCTTCACCCTGATCTGGGCCTGCGCCAAGGAAGTCAATCCGCCGCTGCTCTCCGGCATGTCCACCGCGGTGGCCAACATGGGCGGCTTTCTCGCCGCCGCCCTCCTGCAACCCGCGGTGGGCGTGGTGATGGACTTGCAATGGCAGGGCAGCCTGGTGGACGGCGTGCGTCACTACAGCCCGGACAACTACCGCTGGGGACTGCTGCTGGTGGCGGCCAGCGCCTGGATGGGCGCCGCTTGCGCCTGGCGCATCCGGGAGACCCATTGTCGCAACATCTGGGCCGGCGACAGGCCGGGTTAA
- a CDS encoding cation:proton antiporter, whose amino-acid sequence MTRLGYASPRAASLRRALIAGGILAAAAPAFAAGSGVVGENLLWLALILMAARLFAPLAQRLGFPAVLGELLLGVVLGNLSLIGIQYFGALAKDPIIAFMAELGVIVLLLQIGLETRLGDLVKVGGQAALVGSVGIALPFVLGAWGVGPFLLPGLTDNAYLFLGATLAATSVGITGRVFRDLGRLGMAEARIVLGAAVIDDVLGLVILAVVSGLVQAGTVSVGEVAWIIAEAVLFLGGSIVVGRAIAPHSSRWLARLDSGHSMLFAQVLATGLLLAWLAHAIGLAPIIGAFAAGLLFEPIFLKEFETPKVVQEIEPLLPPEIRDGLIEKIRAVLGKHTRHQHEHMIEPIGYFFVPVFFVLTGMQVDLKTMADPQLVLVALGVTVAAVVGKIAAGFAAGKGHNPWVVGWGMVPRGEVGLIFAMVGKQLGVMSEAMFSVIVIMVILTTLVTPPVLTALLRGKP is encoded by the coding sequence ATGACTCGCCTGGGGTACGCCAGCCCTCGCGCCGCAAGCCTTCGTCGCGCCCTCATCGCCGGGGGCATCCTGGCCGCCGCCGCGCCGGCCTTCGCCGCCGGCTCCGGCGTGGTGGGCGAAAACCTGCTCTGGCTGGCCCTCATCCTCATGGCGGCCCGCCTTTTCGCGCCCCTGGCCCAGCGCCTGGGCTTTCCCGCCGTCCTCGGAGAACTGCTGCTGGGGGTGGTGCTGGGCAACCTTTCACTGATCGGCATCCAGTATTTCGGTGCGCTGGCCAAGGATCCCATCATCGCCTTCATGGCCGAACTGGGGGTCATCGTCCTGCTCCTGCAGATCGGCCTGGAGACCCGCCTGGGCGATCTGGTCAAGGTCGGCGGCCAGGCGGCCCTGGTGGGCAGCGTCGGCATCGCCTTGCCCTTCGTCCTGGGCGCCTGGGGGGTGGGGCCGTTTCTGTTGCCGGGTCTGACGGACAATGCCTATCTCTTCCTCGGTGCCACCCTGGCGGCGACTTCGGTGGGCATTACCGGCCGCGTCTTCCGCGACCTGGGGCGCCTGGGCATGGCCGAGGCGCGCATCGTCCTGGGGGCGGCAGTGATCGACGACGTGCTGGGCCTGGTCATCCTGGCGGTGGTGTCCGGTCTGGTGCAGGCGGGGACGGTGAGTGTCGGCGAGGTGGCCTGGATCATCGCCGAGGCGGTGCTCTTCCTGGGCGGATCCATTGTCGTGGGCCGCGCCATCGCGCCCCATTCGTCCCGCTGGCTGGCCCGGCTGGACAGCGGCCATTCCATGCTCTTCGCCCAGGTTCTGGCCACCGGGCTCTTGCTGGCCTGGCTGGCCCACGCCATCGGCCTTGCCCCCATCATCGGTGCCTTCGCCGCCGGCCTGCTCTTCGAGCCGATCTTCCTCAAGGAATTCGAGACCCCCAAGGTGGTGCAGGAGATCGAACCCCTGCTGCCGCCCGAAATCCGGGACGGCCTGATCGAAAAAATCAGGGCGGTGCTGGGCAAGCACACCCGCCACCAGCACGAGCACATGATCGAACCGATCGGCTATTTCTTCGTGCCGGTTTTCTTCGTCCTCACCGGCATGCAGGTGGATCTGAAAACCATGGCCGACCCGCAACTGGTGCTCGTCGCCCTGGGCGTCACGGTGGCGGCGGTGGTGGGCAAGATCGCCGCCGGCTTCGCGGCCGGGAAGGGGCATAACCCCTGGGTCGTCGGCTGGGGCATGGTGCCCCGGGGCGAGGTGGGCCTCATCTTCGCCATGGTGGGCAAGCAACTCGGGGTGATGAGCGAGGCCATGTTCTCGGTCATCGTCATCATGGTCATCCTCACCACCCTGGTGACGCCGCCGGTGCTGACTGCCCTCTTGCGCGGCAAGCCATGA
- a CDS encoding citrate transporter gives MPVEFILFALTLLGVALFHGHTLAVALSGLAAISLYKIALTGFKTGVGISGWLAHLGHEWVILTNLFCLLMGFALLARHFEKSHIPVVLPRFLPDDWKGGFLLLVMVWIMSAFLDNIAAALIGGAMAHQLFRAKVHIGYLAAIVAASNAGGAWSVVGDTTTTMMWIAGVSPVQVFEAIVASAVALIIVGVVGAKQQHAHSPILKGGHAHTRIDWLRVGIVGLILVFAIATNVVVNLRFNHLADHFPFIGVAVWAAILLTVAVRRPDWEVLPETALGTIFLLSLVLCASMMPVEELPAASLLSAFSLGFVSAVFDNIPLTALALKQGGYDWGFLAYAVGFGGSMIWFGSSAGVALSNMYPEAKSVGLWLRHGWHVAVAYLVGFAVMAAILGWHPELPHRQPGTAQPPAAAAPATP, from the coding sequence ATCCCCGTCGAATTCATCCTTTTCGCCCTCACCCTTCTGGGGGTGGCGCTCTTCCACGGCCACACGCTGGCGGTGGCGCTTTCCGGCCTCGCCGCCATTTCCCTCTACAAGATCGCGTTGACCGGCTTCAAGACCGGCGTTGGCATTTCCGGCTGGCTGGCCCATCTGGGGCATGAGTGGGTGATTCTCACCAATCTGTTCTGCCTCCTCATGGGCTTCGCCCTTCTGGCGCGGCACTTCGAAAAGAGCCACATCCCCGTCGTCCTGCCCCGTTTCCTGCCCGATGACTGGAAGGGCGGCTTCCTTCTCCTGGTCATGGTCTGGATCATGTCGGCCTTCCTCGACAACATCGCCGCGGCGCTCATCGGCGGCGCCATGGCGCACCAGTTGTTCCGGGCCAAGGTGCATATCGGCTATCTGGCGGCCATCGTCGCCGCCTCCAACGCCGGCGGCGCCTGGTCGGTGGTGGGGGACACCACGACGACCATGATGTGGATCGCCGGGGTGAGTCCGGTGCAGGTCTTCGAAGCCATCGTCGCGTCGGCCGTGGCGCTGATCATCGTCGGCGTGGTGGGGGCCAAGCAGCAGCATGCCCATTCGCCCATCCTCAAGGGCGGCCACGCCCACACCCGCATTGATTGGCTGCGGGTGGGTATCGTCGGCCTGATCCTGGTCTTCGCCATCGCCACCAATGTGGTGGTCAATCTGCGCTTCAACCATCTGGCCGACCACTTCCCTTTCATCGGCGTCGCCGTCTGGGCGGCCATCCTGCTCACCGTAGCGGTGCGCCGGCCGGACTGGGAAGTGCTGCCGGAAACCGCCCTGGGAACGATTTTCCTTCTCTCCCTGGTGCTGTGCGCCTCGATGATGCCGGTGGAGGAACTGCCTGCCGCCTCCTTGCTCTCCGCCTTCAGCCTGGGCTTCGTCTCCGCCGTGTTCGACAACATTCCCCTCACCGCGCTGGCTTTGAAGCAGGGCGGCTACGACTGGGGCTTCCTTGCCTACGCGGTGGGTTTCGGCGGATCGATGATCTGGTTCGGCTCTTCCGCTGGCGTCGCCCTGTCCAATATGTATCCGGAGGCCAAGTCGGTGGGGCTCTGGCTGCGCCATGGCTGGCATGTGGCCGTGGCCTACTTGGTCGGCTTCGCCGTCATGGCGGCGATCCTGGGCTGGCACCCCGAGCTTCCCCATCGCCAGCCGGGCACCGCCCAGCCCCCGGCGGCGGCCGCTCCCGCGACGCCCTGA
- a CDS encoding putative toxin-antitoxin system toxin component, PIN family, with the protein MIIVLDTSVLVAAMRSQQGASHHLLRSLPSPQYTPALSVALYMEWQAVLSRPENRPPGVDANQMLAFLRYLASLCRLQDIYYLWRPFLRDPNDDMVLECAVASGSRHIVTHNVKDFQRALELGVRPVTPGDFLHQLENPR; encoded by the coding sequence ATGATTATCGTGCTCGACACTTCCGTCCTGGTAGCGGCCATGCGCTCCCAGCAGGGCGCCAGTCATCATCTGCTGCGCAGCCTGCCCTCACCGCAGTACACACCAGCCCTTTCGGTCGCGCTGTACATGGAGTGGCAGGCCGTTCTGAGCCGCCCGGAGAATCGCCCCCCGGGCGTGGATGCGAACCAGATGCTGGCATTTTTGCGCTACCTGGCTTCGCTCTGTCGGCTTCAGGATATTTACTACCTCTGGCGCCCCTTTCTGCGCGATCCCAACGACGACATGGTCCTCGAATGCGCGGTCGCCTCGGGCAGTCGCCATATCGTCACCCACAACGTCAAGGATTTTCAGCGAGCGCTGGAACTTGGCGTCCGCCCGGTGACCCCCGGAGATTTCCTGCACCAACTGGAGAACCCACGATGA
- a CDS encoding toxin-antitoxin system HicB family antitoxin — protein MTALTIRLPDSVHRKIKELAAQDGVSVNQFIASAAAEKMASMLTLAYLRAEAELGRREDYLAVLDKVPDIAPAAGDERD, from the coding sequence ATGACCGCACTGACCATCCGCCTGCCCGATTCCGTCCATCGCAAGATCAAGGAACTCGCCGCCCAGGACGGCGTGTCCGTCAACCAGTTCATCGCCAGCGCCGCCGCCGAAAAGATGGCCAGCATGCTGACCCTGGCCTACCTGCGCGCCGAAGCCGAACTGGGACGCCGTGAGGATTATCTGGCCGTTCTCGACAAGGTTCCCGATATCGCCCCTGCCGCAGGCGACGAGCGCGACTGA
- a CDS encoding NAD-binding protein: MHYALVGLVAVHVLGTAGYHWLTEGRYSWFDCFYMTFITVATIGFGEIIDMSNNPTARGLTVALGILGAGNLSMLFSIVTVALLETDLNGNLQRKRMEKVIRSLKGHYLLCGFGRVGRNVAGELEATNRHFVAIDEDINRLLEYKERFPGLLYLHGDASDDEILLRANLEHAKGVFAVTGDDSRNLMIVITAKQLKPEVRVVARCQEVRNIEKMRKAGADEIVSPNFTGGMRIASAMIRPHVVSFLDEMLKSEKNLRVEEIPVPAAFIPKPLGDIRLRSADYVLIAIRERNGQWHFNPDKDYLIKPGYVLIAMASPAGRMELEGALADRLV, from the coding sequence ATGCATTACGCCCTGGTGGGGCTGGTGGCCGTTCACGTCCTGGGGACGGCGGGCTACCACTGGCTGACCGAGGGACGCTATTCCTGGTTCGACTGCTTCTACATGACCTTCATCACCGTGGCCACCATCGGCTTCGGGGAAATCATCGACATGTCGAACAATCCCACCGCGCGGGGGCTGACCGTGGCCCTGGGCATTCTCGGGGCGGGCAATCTGTCGATGCTGTTTTCCATCGTCACGGTGGCCCTGCTCGAAACCGACCTCAACGGCAATCTGCAAAGGAAACGCATGGAAAAAGTCATCCGCAGCCTCAAGGGCCACTATCTCCTGTGCGGCTTCGGGCGGGTCGGCCGCAACGTGGCGGGGGAACTGGAGGCGACCAACCGCCATTTCGTCGCCATCGACGAGGACATCAACCGCCTGCTGGAATATAAGGAGCGCTTTCCCGGCCTGCTCTACCTGCATGGCGACGCCAGCGACGATGAAATCCTGCTGCGCGCCAACCTGGAACACGCCAAAGGCGTCTTCGCCGTCACCGGTGACGATTCGCGCAACCTGATGATCGTCATCACCGCCAAGCAATTGAAGCCCGAGGTGCGCGTCGTTGCCCGCTGCCAGGAAGTGCGCAATATCGAAAAGATGAGGAAGGCCGGCGCCGACGAAATCGTCTCCCCCAACTTCACCGGCGGCATGCGCATCGCCTCGGCCATGATCCGGCCCCATGTGGTGTCCTTCCTCGACGAGATGCTGAAGTCGGAAAAGAATCTGCGGGTGGAGGAAATCCCCGTGCCCGCCGCGTTCATCCCCAAGCCCCTGGGGGATATCCGCCTGCGCAGCGCCGACTACGTCCTGATCGCCATCCGGGAACGCAACGGCCAATGGCACTTCAATCCGGACAAGGATTACCTGATCAAGCCGGGCTACGTGCTCATCGCCATGGCCAGTCCTGCCGGGCGCATGGAACTGGAGGGCGCATTGGCCGATCGGCTGGTGTGA
- a CDS encoding DUF3124 domain-containing protein yields the protein MRSILFVLALWLGAAGAWAQETRPASRGQSLYLPIYSHLLYGNVGRSGTPSRVLLSALVSIRNTDPRQPMKVLAARYYDTHGRFLRDYLGAPTVVPPFGTLELFVELHDESGGSGANFLIRWESEGAINPPLVEGLHANMDSGKAVILTTRALPVQE from the coding sequence ATGAGATCCATACTGTTCGTCCTGGCCCTGTGGCTGGGCGCGGCGGGCGCCTGGGCCCAGGAGACCCGCCCGGCGTCGCGGGGCCAATCGCTCTATCTGCCCATCTATTCCCACCTGCTCTACGGCAACGTCGGGCGCAGCGGCACCCCGTCGCGCGTCTTGCTTTCCGCCCTGGTCAGCATCCGCAATACCGATCCCCGCCAGCCCATGAAGGTGCTGGCGGCCCGCTATTACGACACCCACGGCCGTTTTCTGCGCGATTACCTCGGCGCTCCCACCGTGGTGCCGCCCTTCGGCACCCTGGAACTCTTTGTCGAACTGCACGATGAATCGGGCGGCTCCGGCGCCAATTTCCTCATCCGCTGGGAATCCGAGGGCGCCATCAACCCGCCCCTGGTGGAGGGACTGCACGCCAATATGGATTCCGGCAAGGCGGTCATCCTCACCACCCGCGCGCTTCCCGTGCAGGAGTAG
- a CDS encoding P-II family nitrogen regulator produces the protein MSDIIVLVDVVLITAVVQRGAADAVVQAAQEAGAQGATIFHAHGTGVRQKRLGLLGLTVNADKEVIYIVVPADQADAVFERIFVSAKMDTPGMGILWMTPLEKMATHVPREIAARFGLHVEPRER, from the coding sequence ATGAGCGACATCATCGTCCTGGTGGACGTCGTGCTCATCACGGCCGTGGTGCAGCGCGGCGCGGCGGATGCCGTGGTGCAGGCGGCCCAGGAAGCGGGCGCCCAGGGGGCCACCATCTTCCACGCCCACGGCACCGGGGTGCGGCAGAAGCGCCTGGGGCTCCTGGGGCTGACGGTCAATGCGGACAAGGAAGTCATCTACATCGTGGTGCCTGCGGATCAGGCCGACGCGGTGTTCGAACGCATCTTCGTCAGCGCCAAGATGGACACGCCGGGCATGGGCATCCTGTGGATGACGCCCCTGGAGAAGATGGCGACCCACGTCCCGCGGGAAATCGCCGCCCGCTTCGGCCTGCATGTGGAGCCCCGCGAGCGATGA
- a CDS encoding DUF1538 family protein, which produces MPQKTLRYGQFLGAIRRHHRQISYNDVVAFEREAAPPQSRLRAIDLHRLLTPYVSVRFFEQIRAVVPLALLLVAFQALALRSFPGDAELIALGIAAVILGLMLFMEGVKHGLMPFAENIGYLLPGRVGVLTILAFGGILGVAATFAEPAIGALQAAGEGVSAQRAALLKALLGPRVDELVLAVAAGVGVAVVVGLLRFLFGWRLKALILAIVPLCLGLTAYAASQPGLDRVIGLAWDCGGITTGPVTVPLVLAVGIGVSASAGRGDNPLAGFGIVTLASLFPVAAVLAVAIFGGDLPPQAPVAAADLPWYRETPLAELSGALRAILPLVVLLVLTQRFVLKRRLERADVFLYGVATALLGMAAFNLGLTAGLVELGNQAGLNVPWAFSPHRESGAPPLYPRALGLGLTLIFAFCVGYGATVAEPALNAMGITVENISDGAFKKRLLIRAVALGVGLGAAAGVARILFDLSLATLLGVAYGLALVLTLVAREEYVNLAWDSAGVTTGPVTVPLLLALGVGLGAAVGAAEGFGILALCSVGPILSVLAVGLWAQYAPGRRKQTTRRKA; this is translated from the coding sequence ATGCCCCAGAAAACCCTCCGCTACGGCCAGTTTCTTGGCGCCATCCGTCGCCATCACCGCCAGATCAGCTACAACGACGTCGTTGCCTTCGAGCGCGAGGCGGCGCCGCCCCAGAGCCGCCTGCGCGCCATCGACCTCCACCGCCTGCTGACGCCCTACGTCTCGGTCCGATTCTTCGAGCAGATCCGGGCCGTGGTGCCCCTTGCCCTGCTGCTGGTGGCCTTCCAGGCCCTGGCCTTGCGCTCCTTTCCCGGAGACGCCGAGCTGATCGCCCTGGGGATCGCGGCGGTCATCCTGGGGCTGATGCTCTTCATGGAAGGGGTCAAGCACGGTCTCATGCCCTTTGCCGAAAACATCGGTTACCTGCTGCCCGGGCGGGTGGGGGTGCTGACCATCCTGGCCTTTGGCGGCATCCTCGGGGTCGCCGCCACCTTCGCCGAGCCGGCCATCGGCGCCCTGCAAGCGGCGGGTGAGGGGGTTTCGGCCCAGCGGGCGGCGCTGCTCAAGGCCCTGCTGGGGCCGCGGGTGGATGAACTGGTCCTGGCGGTGGCCGCCGGGGTGGGGGTCGCCGTGGTCGTCGGCCTTTTGCGCTTTCTCTTCGGCTGGCGGCTCAAGGCCCTCATCCTGGCCATCGTCCCGCTCTGCCTCGGGCTCACCGCTTACGCGGCCAGCCAGCCAGGGCTGGACCGGGTGATCGGCCTGGCCTGGGACTGCGGCGGCATCACCACCGGGCCGGTCACCGTGCCCCTGGTGCTGGCGGTGGGCATCGGCGTTTCCGCCTCCGCCGGCCGGGGCGACAACCCCCTGGCCGGCTTCGGCATCGTCACCCTGGCCTCGCTCTTCCCGGTGGCGGCGGTCCTGGCCGTGGCGATCTTCGGAGGCGATCTGCCGCCGCAGGCGCCGGTGGCGGCGGCCGACCTGCCCTGGTACCGGGAAACGCCCCTGGCCGAACTGAGCGGCGCCCTGCGTGCCATCCTGCCCCTGGTCGTGCTGCTGGTGCTGACCCAGCGTTTTGTCCTCAAGCGGCGGCTGGAAAGGGCCGACGTCTTTCTCTACGGCGTGGCGACCGCCCTGCTGGGCATGGCGGCCTTCAACCTGGGGCTCACCGCCGGCCTGGTGGAACTGGGCAACCAGGCCGGGCTCAACGTGCCCTGGGCCTTCTCGCCTCACCGCGAAAGCGGCGCGCCGCCCCTCTATCCCCGTGCCCTGGGTCTCGGGCTGACCCTGATTTTTGCCTTCTGCGTCGGCTACGGCGCCACGGTGGCCGAACCGGCCCTCAACGCCATGGGCATCACGGTGGAAAACATTTCCGATGGCGCCTTCAAGAAGCGCCTGCTCATCCGGGCCGTGGCCCTCGGCGTAGGCCTGGGCGCGGCGGCCGGCGTGGCGCGCATTCTGTTCGACCTGTCCCTGGCCACGCTTCTCGGCGTCGCCTATGGCCTTGCCCTGGTGCTGACCCTCGTCGCCCGGGAAGAGTACGTGAACCTGGCCTGGGACAGCGCCGGGGTGACCACCGGCCCGGTGACGGTGCCGCTGCTGCTCGCCCTCGGGGTCGGCCTCGGGGCGGCGGTGGGTGCGGCGGAGGGCTTTGGCATCCTGGCCCTGTGCTCGGTGGGGCCGATTCTGAGCGTGCTGGCGGTGGGCCTGTGGGCCCAGTACGCGCCGGGCCGCCGCAAGCAGACGACAAGGAGGAAGGCATGA